The Coregonus clupeaformis isolate EN_2021a chromosome 13, ASM2061545v1, whole genome shotgun sequence genome includes a region encoding these proteins:
- the LOC121579098 gene encoding globoside alpha-1,3-N-acetylgalactosaminyltransferase 1 isoform X1 → MPIRREHFLLSLVMAGVMVLCWLVFSNCASVSLNQVHHQVVQNHRLQSKQANLMEPVLKSKQANLMEPVLKSKQANLMEPVLKSKQANLMEPVLQSKQANLMEPVLKSKQANLMKPVRTDVLTVTPWLAPVVWEGTFDPQVIDEAFMSQNLTIATTVFAVGKYTRFLRDFLESAEKHFMLGLDVHYYVFTDMPDDVPDNVTLGVGRLLSIVRVPKFDRWQEISLRRMEIIQTAIKDYIHQGANYIFCLDVDMRFHGRVGPEALGRLVAAIHPWFYMYPRSQYPYERRTVSKAYIPQDQGDFYYQANIFGGALEDVHRLTKTCSEHLEVDRSVGVEAVWQEESHLNWYLVRNKPTKLLSPEYVWDDAKGRDAKEIKLVRFSSVIKNKAEVRENL, encoded by the exons gacGTGAACATTTCCTGCTTTCTTTAGTAATGGCCGGGGTAATGGTTCTCTGCTG GCTCGTCTTCTCAAACTGTGCATCCGTGTCTCTCAA CCAGGTGCATCACCAGGTTGTGCAGAATCACAG ATTACAGAGCAAGCAAGCCAATCTTATGGAACCAGT ATTAAAGAGCAAGCAAGCCAATCTTATGGAACCAGT ATTAAAGAGCAAGCAAGCCAATCTTATGGAACCAGT ATTAAAGAGCAAGCAAGCCAATCTTATGGAACCAGT ATTACAGAGCAAGCAAGCCAATCTTATGGAACCAGT ATTAAAGAGCAAGCAAGCCAATCTTATGAAACCAGT GAGGACTGACGTGCTGACTGTAACCCCGTGGCTGGCTCCTGTAGTCTGGGAAGGGACTTTTGACCCCCAGGTCATAGACGAGGCCTTTATGTCCCAAAACCTCACCATCGCTACCACTGTGTTCGCTGTAGGGAA ATACACTCGTTTTCTTCGGGACTTCTTAGAGTCCGCTGAGAAGCACTTCATG TTGGGACTGGACGTACACTACTACGTGTTCACCGACATGCCCGACGACGTGCCCGACAACGTGACTCTGGGTGTCGGCAGACTGCTCAGCATCGTGAGGGTGCCAAAGTTCGACCGCTGGCAGGAGATATCCCTCCGCCGCATGGAGATCATCCAG ACTGCCATTAAGGATTACATCCACCAGGGGGCAAACTACATCTTCTGCCTGGACGTAGACATGAGGTTCCACGGCCGTGTGGGGCCAGAGGCTCTGGGGAGACTGGTGGCCGCCATCCACCCCTG GTTCTACATGTACCCCCGGAGCCAGTACCCCTACGAGCGGCGGACCGTCTCCAAAGCCTACATACCCCAGGACCAGGGAGACTTCTACTACCAGGCCAACATTTTCGGAGGAGCGCTGGAGGATGTTCACCGGCTGACCAAGACTTGCAGTGAGCACCTGGAG GTTGATAGGTCAGTGGGTGTGGAGGCTGTGTGGCAGGAGGAGAGTCATCTGAACTGGTACCTGGTGAGGAACAAGCCCACCAAGCTGCTGTCACCTGAGTATGTGTGGGACGACGCTAAAGGACGGGACGCCAAGGAGATAAAACTGGTCCGCTTCTCCTCTGTCATTAAGAACAAGGCAGAGGTCAGGGAGAACCtgtga
- the LOC121579098 gene encoding globoside alpha-1,3-N-acetylgalactosaminyltransferase 1 isoform X2, with protein MPIRREHFLLSLVMAGVMVLCWLVFSNCASVSLNQVHHQVVQNHRLQSKQANLMEPVLKSKQANLMEPVLKSKQANLMEPVLKSKQANLMEPVLQSKQANLMEPVRTDVLTVTPWLAPVVWEGTFDPQVIDEAFMSQNLTIATTVFAVGKYTRFLRDFLESAEKHFMLGLDVHYYVFTDMPDDVPDNVTLGVGRLLSIVRVPKFDRWQEISLRRMEIIQTAIKDYIHQGANYIFCLDVDMRFHGRVGPEALGRLVAAIHPWFYMYPRSQYPYERRTVSKAYIPQDQGDFYYQANIFGGALEDVHRLTKTCSEHLEVDRSVGVEAVWQEESHLNWYLVRNKPTKLLSPEYVWDDAKGRDAKEIKLVRFSSVIKNKAEVRENL; from the exons gacGTGAACATTTCCTGCTTTCTTTAGTAATGGCCGGGGTAATGGTTCTCTGCTG GCTCGTCTTCTCAAACTGTGCATCCGTGTCTCTCAA CCAGGTGCATCACCAGGTTGTGCAGAATCACAG ATTACAGAGCAAGCAAGCCAATCTTATGGAACCAGT ATTAAAGAGCAAGCAAGCCAATCTTATGGAACCAGT ATTAAAGAGCAAGCAAGCCAATCTTATGGAACCAGT ATTAAAGAGCAAGCAAGCCAATCTTATGGAACCAGT ATTACAGAGCAAGCAAGCCAATCTTATGGAACCAGT GAGGACTGACGTGCTGACTGTAACCCCGTGGCTGGCTCCTGTAGTCTGGGAAGGGACTTTTGACCCCCAGGTCATAGACGAGGCCTTTATGTCCCAAAACCTCACCATCGCTACCACTGTGTTCGCTGTAGGGAA ATACACTCGTTTTCTTCGGGACTTCTTAGAGTCCGCTGAGAAGCACTTCATG TTGGGACTGGACGTACACTACTACGTGTTCACCGACATGCCCGACGACGTGCCCGACAACGTGACTCTGGGTGTCGGCAGACTGCTCAGCATCGTGAGGGTGCCAAAGTTCGACCGCTGGCAGGAGATATCCCTCCGCCGCATGGAGATCATCCAG ACTGCCATTAAGGATTACATCCACCAGGGGGCAAACTACATCTTCTGCCTGGACGTAGACATGAGGTTCCACGGCCGTGTGGGGCCAGAGGCTCTGGGGAGACTGGTGGCCGCCATCCACCCCTG GTTCTACATGTACCCCCGGAGCCAGTACCCCTACGAGCGGCGGACCGTCTCCAAAGCCTACATACCCCAGGACCAGGGAGACTTCTACTACCAGGCCAACATTTTCGGAGGAGCGCTGGAGGATGTTCACCGGCTGACCAAGACTTGCAGTGAGCACCTGGAG GTTGATAGGTCAGTGGGTGTGGAGGCTGTGTGGCAGGAGGAGAGTCATCTGAACTGGTACCTGGTGAGGAACAAGCCCACCAAGCTGCTGTCACCTGAGTATGTGTGGGACGACGCTAAAGGACGGGACGCCAAGGAGATAAAACTGGTCCGCTTCTCCTCTGTCATTAAGAACAAGGCAGAGGTCAGGGAGAACCtgtga